Proteins found in one Anopheles aquasalis chromosome 3, idAnoAquaMG_Q_19, whole genome shotgun sequence genomic segment:
- the LOC126576895 gene encoding PR domain zinc finger protein 8, which produces MTMDIKQSRMNGIKMAPGSPGTQATLANDLHSNHHHHHHSTTTTMTTKLPSGGGRTSAGKRSFDVAFLMMPDEKLGRTKVPRRPQAAAAAAVALPPVPAPASPTIDVESDSTQSEPRSEDLSHKSGFSPIRSPMDDRQQHHHHHFPPDSERLAYLFPGAARFYEPPAGMMFGAVGPFGRSGTRSSSLSGSPDLPASGDPMPPRSAFSKVTSIISVPDSPGPPPLSPDDRQSCPSTSPPISLSPGGGGGSQHSQASGFRYEYGGPFLTPTGSPPVLLGDQLRPKSFRSPAPGPAPATTAFGVLGDPSVTDPAAYFHASGGGVPSGGPVGHFALGSGGGGGGAPLPPSAPSSTGVLPEVDGLMRNPAAAAILSTLLPSAMSTFTLSAQNVCAKCNISFRMTSDLVYHMRSHHKSEREVHDQARRKREDKLKCPVCNESFRERHHLTRHMTAHQDKAGDLLEPTAKSSSKRSPDGGAFK; this is translated from the exons atgacgatggacaTTAAGCAATCGCGTATGAACGGCATCAAGATGGCCCCCGGAAGCCCTGGAACACAGGCCACCTTGGCCAACGATCTTCACtctaaccatcatcatcatcatcattcgacgacgacaacaatgaCGACGAAGCttcccagtggtggtggtcgaacATCGGCCGGCAAGCGATCGTTCGACGTTGCCTTCCTGATGATGCCAGATGAGAAGCTGGGTCGCACGAAGGTCCCAAGACGTCCAcaagcggcggcagcagcagcagtggctttACCACCCGTACCTGCTCCTGCCTCACCGACGATCGATGTCGAGAGTGATTCAACCCAATCCGAGCCCCGCTCCGAGGATCTCTCGCACAAATCCGGTTTCAGCCCAATCCGGTCACCAATGGAtgaccgccagcagcaccatcaccatcacttcCCACCCGAT AGCGAACGGCTCGCGTACCTCTTCCCTGGTGCTGCCCGCTTCTACGAACCCCCCGCCGGAATGATGTTCGGTGCCGTGGGACCGTTTGGACGATCCGGAACACGCAGCAGCTCCCTCTCCGGATCACCGGATCTCCCCGCCTCCGGTGATCCGATGCCACCGCGTAGCGCTTTCTCGAAGGTAacgagcatcatcagcgtACCGGATTCACCCGGACCACCGCCCCTCAGTCCGGACGATCGACAAAGTTGCCCCTCGACCAGCCCTCCCATCTCGCTcagccccggtggtggtggtggttcacaGCACTCGCaagcttccggtttccggtacGAGTACGGAGGACCGTTCCTAACGCCAACCGGAAGCCCTCCGGTACTGCTCGGTGATCAGCTGCGTCCCAAGTCCTTCCGTTCGCCTGCCCCTGGACCTGCACCGGCAACGACAGCGTTCGGTGTGCTCGGAGATCCGTCGGTCACCGATCCGGCAGCATACTTTCAcgccagtggcggtggtgttccGTCCGGTGGTCCCGTCGGACACTTTGCGCTCGGTAGTggtggaggcggaggaggagcaccGTTACCACCATCCGCACCGAGCTCAACGGGCGTACTCCCGGAGGTGGACGGATTGATGCGGAATccggcagcggccgccatcCTTTCCACACTTCTCCCATCCGCCATGAGCACGTTCACGCTGTCGGCGCAGAATGTTTGCGCCAAGTGCAACATCAGCTTCCGGATGACGAGCGATCTGGTATACCATATGCGGTCGCACCACAAAAGCGAACGGGAGGTGCACGATCAGGCACGCCGGAAGCGGGAGGACAAGCTCAAGTGTCCGGTTTGCAACGAGAGCTTCCGGGAGCGGCATCATCTGACGCGTCACATGACCGCACACCAGGATAAGGCGGGCGATCTGCTCGAACCGACCGCCAAGAGCTCGTCGAAGCGGTCACCGGACGGAGGAGCG ttcaaatga